One Coffea arabica cultivar ET-39 chromosome 5c, Coffea Arabica ET-39 HiFi, whole genome shotgun sequence DNA window includes the following coding sequences:
- the LOC140007194 gene encoding putative F-box protein At1g67623, with protein sequence MANAQKRSSRTSILSLPTEVLSEVLARVASSSSADLFRAKLCCKLFNEVSEAKNIYQRVSLDRFEIVPWPKNHKVSRFLKKCRQSKNPEALYRKGVVDFFSDKHEDSALENLEEAANSGHADAAYALGIIYIFVGGDELKRKGMRLLMKSRLLQGRVNLCRQNLRALLRMIWVKNPVFLNPTPICCAMTHERKTSSWPMHPDEVEESTCEGCACDEEIRAICAALPYR encoded by the exons ATGGCCAACGCACAAAAACGGAGTTCACGAACCTCCATCCTCTCCCTTCCAACCGAGGTGCTATCCGAGGTGCTTGCACGTGTCGCGTCTTCTTCATCCGCTGATCTTTTCCGGGCAAAACTGTG CTGTAAGTTGTTCAACGAAGTTTCCGAGGCAAAGAACATTTACCAGCGGGTGTCCCTCGACAGGTTTGAAATCGTTCCGTGGCCAAAAAACCACAAAGTGTCGAGGTTCTTGAAGAAGTGCAGACAAAGCAAAAATCCAGAAGCCTTGTACCGAAAAGGAGTG GTTGATTTTTTTTCGGATAAGCACGAGGACTCAGCATTGGAAAACCTGGAAGAAGCTGCTAATTCAGGCCATGCCGATGCTGCATATGCGTTGGGAATAATTTACATCTTTGTTGGTGGGGACGAGTTAAAGCGCAAAGGTATGAGACTGCTCATGAAATCCAGACTTCTTCAAGGCAGAGTGAATCTTTGCCGTCAGAATTTGCGAGCGCTGCTGAGGATGATATGGGTCAAGAATCCTGTGTTTCTAAACCCAACGCCCATTTGTTGTGCCATGACACATGAGAGGAAAACATCTTCATGGCCTATGCATCCCGATGAAGTGGAGGAGAGTACATGTGAAGGGTGCGCTTGCGATGAAGAAATTCGAGCAATTTGTGCTGCCCTGCCATATCGTTAG